One segment of Neobacillus endophyticus DNA contains the following:
- a CDS encoding MaoC/PaaZ C-terminal domain-containing protein — protein sequence MSTITHLQVGELLKDVMLEPVSRIALIKYAGASGDFNPIHTIDDEAAKAGLPGIIAHGMWTMGNLAKLFTEYYEEGFIQDYSIRFRNMVFLNDVITLKGILKEKQGNILHFDVVALNQDEKEVLKGDVVYHLY from the coding sequence ATGAGCACCATAACACATTTACAAGTGGGCGAGTTATTGAAGGATGTTATGCTAGAGCCCGTTTCAAGAATTGCTTTAATCAAATATGCCGGTGCATCCGGTGATTTTAACCCCATTCATACCATTGATGATGAGGCCGCCAAAGCAGGCCTTCCAGGAATTATTGCCCATGGGATGTGGACAATGGGAAATCTGGCAAAGTTGTTTACTGAATATTATGAAGAAGGATTTATTCAAGATTATTCCATTCGTTTTCGAAACATGGTATTTCTAAATGACGTCATTACCTTAAAAGGGATTTTAAAAGAAAAACAAGGAAATATATTGCATTTTGATGTCGTGGCTTTGAACCAAGACGAAAAAGAAGTATTAAAGGGCGATGTTGTTTATCATCTTTACTAA
- a CDS encoding acyl-CoA dehydrogenase family protein has product MNFELDDELLFLKKNVRDFIQTEVEAVAMQIEEDDRIPDKVISLSKEMGLFGLSIPEEYGGLGISMVGKCALYEEIGQTHNGYTTLIGAHTGIGSVGIVEMGNEQQKRKYLPDMASGERIGAFALTEPEAGSNAANLKTTAMKKGDRYILNGLKHYITNATEASVFTVMAVTDPQKGAKGITSFIVEKDFPGFKVGAVEKKMGLRGSHSAELIFEDCEVPVENVLGVEGQGYTNALKILANGRAGLASRNLGSCQKLLDMSTRYALRRVQFGKTIIKNQAVSHMLAEMALEIEALRSFTYRVAWMVDQGKKVIKEAAMLKLYGSEVYNRVADKAVQVHGGLGYIADYPVERFYRDARITRIYEGTSEIQKNIIAAQLEKEYS; this is encoded by the coding sequence ATGAACTTTGAACTAGATGATGAACTGTTATTTTTAAAAAAGAATGTACGTGATTTTATTCAGACGGAAGTAGAAGCTGTTGCGATGCAAATTGAAGAAGATGACCGAATTCCCGATAAAGTTATATCACTTTCGAAAGAAATGGGATTGTTTGGATTAAGCATTCCTGAAGAATACGGAGGCCTTGGTATCAGTATGGTCGGGAAATGTGCATTATATGAAGAAATTGGCCAGACCCATAATGGTTACACCACATTAATCGGCGCCCATACTGGTATAGGATCTGTCGGCATTGTCGAAATGGGCAATGAGCAACAAAAGAGAAAGTATCTGCCTGATATGGCAAGCGGTGAACGAATTGGCGCATTTGCTTTAACTGAACCGGAAGCAGGGTCGAATGCTGCCAATTTGAAAACAACTGCAATGAAAAAAGGAGATAGATACATCTTAAATGGATTAAAGCATTATATTACCAACGCTACGGAAGCAAGTGTATTTACTGTCATGGCAGTTACGGATCCACAAAAAGGCGCCAAAGGGATTACGTCGTTTATTGTTGAAAAGGATTTTCCCGGCTTTAAGGTTGGGGCAGTGGAGAAAAAAATGGGTCTTAGAGGTTCACACTCTGCTGAACTCATATTTGAAGATTGCGAGGTGCCAGTTGAAAATGTCCTTGGTGTGGAGGGGCAGGGGTACACGAACGCTTTGAAAATTTTAGCAAACGGACGTGCTGGCTTGGCATCACGAAACCTTGGCTCCTGCCAAAAACTTCTCGATATGTCCACTAGATATGCTCTTCGTCGGGTTCAATTCGGTAAAACCATTATCAAAAACCAGGCGGTCAGCCACATGCTGGCAGAAATGGCGCTTGAAATTGAAGCGTTACGTTCGTTTACTTATCGTGTTGCCTGGATGGTCGATCAAGGGAAAAAAGTGATCAAAGAAGCCGCAATGCTGAAGCTTTATGGTTCGGAAGTGTATAACAGGGTTGCTGATAAAGCGGTGCAGGTACATGGGGGACTAGGTTATATTGCGGATTATCCGGTGGAACGTTTTTACCGAGATGCTAGGATTACGAGAATATATGAGGGAACCTCTGAAATTCAGAAAAATATCATTGCCGCCCAGTTAGAAAAAGAGTATAGCTGA